The following coding sequences lie in one Spinacia oleracea cultivar Varoflay chromosome 1, BTI_SOV_V1, whole genome shotgun sequence genomic window:
- the LOC110797587 gene encoding uncharacterized protein isoform X4, translating to MFCRQRESSLSSGSSLEGGCSTSNMTTQCRPTALSAVMQKFNSNQIKEMHAEFLRMKRNLEIVSNFHLKQLEAKSALRRRSSSLLPDDDLDPRYYAMMQELAEMALSVQSMPGGLENIACDGKPSAIPRDVSPNEKIQEVLHEINVNEIANETAVQCEEPRIVDAITDPTQQTNAGTTLEVDVQPNLSEQPVAPLPSVQPLPSVEPLPNADPLPSADPLPSDETASKELKFYDPTVGYHSIIHSSFCNGKAKVGIPCGKVYTKPFHVGHFMRFYKRNMSCIKNFNLIKLNFDFFFFWGKFWSGL from the exons GAGAATCAAGTCTCAGTTCAGGTTCAAG CTTGGAAGGGGGTTGCAGTACTTCAAACATGACTACCCAGTGTAGACCAACTGCTTTGTCAGCTGTCATgcaaaaattcaattcaaatcaAATTAAG GAAATGCATGCGGAGTTTTTGAGAATGAAGAGGAACTTGGAAATTGTTTCAAATTTTCATTTGAAACAACTTGAAGCTAAATCAGCACTGAGGCGCCGTTCATCTTCATTGTTGCCggatgatgatttggatccGAGGTATTACGCCATGATGCAAGAATTGGCTGAGATGGCACTTTCAGTTCAGTCTATGCCAGGAGGTTTGGAGAATATAGCTTGTGATGGAAAACCTTCTGCTATACCTCGAGATGTTAGTCCAAATGAAAAGATTCAAGAAGTTCTTCATGAAATTAATGTCAACGAAATCGCTAACGAGACTGCTGTACAGTGTGAAGAACCTCGTATTGTTGATGCCATCACTGATCCAACTCAGCAGACCAATGCAG GCACAACTCTGGAGGTTGATGTACAACCAAACTTATCTGAGCAGCCGGTTGCACCTCTTCCAAGTGTTCAACCTCTTCCAAGTGTTGAACCTCTTCCAAATGCTGACCCTCTTCCAAGTGCTGACCCTCTTCCAAGTGATGAAACTGCTTCAAAAGAATTAAAATTTTACGATCCAACTGTCGGTTATCATTCCATTATACACTCTTCTTTCTGTAATGGCAAGGCTAAAGTTGGAATTCCATGTGGTAAGGTTTACACTAAACCATTCCATGTCGGACATTTCATGCGTTTTTACAAGAGGAACATGAGTTGTATCAAGAACTTTAACTTAATAAAGCTtaactttgattttttttttttttgggggaaatTTTGGTCTGGTTTGtga
- the LOC110797587 gene encoding uncharacterized protein isoform X5: MFCRQRESSLSSGSRNDAADDDENHIRFIIPDGQLSNSVIQSIATDEMHAEFLRMKRNLEIVSNFHLKQLEAKSALRRRSSSLLPDDDLDPRYYAMMQELAEMALSVQSMPGGLENIACDGKPSAIPRDVSPNEKIQEVLHEINVNEIANETAVQCEEPRIVDAITDPTQQTNAGTTLEVDVQPNLSEQPVAPLPSVQPLPSVEPLPNADPLPSADPLPSDETASKELKFYDPTVGYHSIIHSSFCNGKAKVGIPCGKVYTKPFHVGHFMRFYKRNMSCIKNFNLIKLNFDFFFFWGKFWSGL, translated from the exons GAGAATCAAGTCTCAGTTCAGGTTCAAG GAATGATGCTGCCGATGATGATGAGAACCATATACGGTTCATCATTCCTGATGGTCAATTGTCAAATTCAGTAATTCAATCAATTGCAACTGAT GAAATGCATGCGGAGTTTTTGAGAATGAAGAGGAACTTGGAAATTGTTTCAAATTTTCATTTGAAACAACTTGAAGCTAAATCAGCACTGAGGCGCCGTTCATCTTCATTGTTGCCggatgatgatttggatccGAGGTATTACGCCATGATGCAAGAATTGGCTGAGATGGCACTTTCAGTTCAGTCTATGCCAGGAGGTTTGGAGAATATAGCTTGTGATGGAAAACCTTCTGCTATACCTCGAGATGTTAGTCCAAATGAAAAGATTCAAGAAGTTCTTCATGAAATTAATGTCAACGAAATCGCTAACGAGACTGCTGTACAGTGTGAAGAACCTCGTATTGTTGATGCCATCACTGATCCAACTCAGCAGACCAATGCAG GCACAACTCTGGAGGTTGATGTACAACCAAACTTATCTGAGCAGCCGGTTGCACCTCTTCCAAGTGTTCAACCTCTTCCAAGTGTTGAACCTCTTCCAAATGCTGACCCTCTTCCAAGTGCTGACCCTCTTCCAAGTGATGAAACTGCTTCAAAAGAATTAAAATTTTACGATCCAACTGTCGGTTATCATTCCATTATACACTCTTCTTTCTGTAATGGCAAGGCTAAAGTTGGAATTCCATGTGGTAAGGTTTACACTAAACCATTCCATGTCGGACATTTCATGCGTTTTTACAAGAGGAACATGAGTTGTATCAAGAACTTTAACTTAATAAAGCTtaactttgattttttttttttttgggggaaatTTTGGTCTGGTTTGtga